A window of the Planococcus citri chromosome 4, ihPlaCitr1.1, whole genome shotgun sequence genome harbors these coding sequences:
- the LOC135844638 gene encoding uncharacterized protein LOC135844638 isoform X2, with protein sequence MNVKLFSHLLMAHLLSDWWHIFGRCADLKKLEEEDLEVLKLLTTNSYLHQAVRKHIGLLRRDINRERLRRDDVITDLRLNLRTVYGIKLRDWIVEAERDFPLWLSDLDINRFIKWVLALNFAQEPIFDDLRRFLEENVVTIETFANEMCLIYEEMSEKFAHELPGIEDPTPDRIPQVCEIVARNNECRQLTCSVLLKAKFVRTKNAPSTQLLSTTPDPYPTKFYIIIRNIKKGVEQGELLTLDKFTKKIEQNSEFKTKECSAPY encoded by the exons ATGAatgtcaagcttttttctcatttattgaTGGCACATCTCTTATCAGACTGGTGGCATATTTTCGGCCGATGTGCCGATCTGAAGAAGTTAGAGGAA GAGGACCTGGAGGTACTCAAACTGCTAACAACGAATTCATATCTGCACCAAGCAGTGCGGAAACATATCGGTCTTCTAAGACGCGATATTAATAGAGAACGACTTAGAAGGGATGATGTAATAACAGATCTT cgtTTAAATCTCCGAACTGTTTATGGGATTAAATTACGCGACTGGATTGTAGAAGCGGAAAGAGATTTCCCGCTCTGGTTGAGTGATCTTGATATTAATCGGTTTATCAAGTGGGTATTAGCTCTAAACTTCGCTCAAGAACCCATTTTCGATGATTTGCGACGTTTCTTGGAAGAAAATGTGGTCACAATCGAGACATTCGCAAACGAAATGTGCTTGATATACGAAGAAATGTCTGAAAAATTCGCACATGAATTGCCCGGTATCGAAGATCCGACGCCAGACAGAATACCACAAGTATGCGAAATAGTAGCTAGAAACAACGAATGCAGACAACTCACATGCAGCGTCCTATTAAAGGCCAAATTTGTTAGAACCAAGA ATGCTCCATCAACTCAACTACTTTCAACAACTCCTGATCCTTACCCAAccaaattttacataattatcAGGAATATTAAGAAAGGAGTGGAACAAGGTGAATTATTGACTTTGGATAAATTTAcaaag AAAATAGAACAAAATTCGGAATTCAAAACCAAAGAGTGCAGTGCACCATActag
- the LOC135844638 gene encoding uncharacterized protein LOC135844638 isoform X1 → MNVKLFSHLLMAHLLSDWWHIFGRCADLKKLEEEDLEVLKLLTTNSYLHQAVRKHIGLLRRDINRERLRRDDVITDLRLNLRTVYGIKLRDWIVEAERDFPLWLSDLDINRFIKWVLALNFAQEPIFDDLRRFLEENVVTIETFANEMCLIYEEMSEKFAHELPGIEDPTPDRIPQVCEIVARNNECRQLTCSVLLKAKFVRTKSRFTCTTLYFTTNTHYFTKVYSAMRKLRVLNISSFSYYLFLAWLLLDCVFRCSINSTTFNNS, encoded by the exons ATGAatgtcaagcttttttctcatttattgaTGGCACATCTCTTATCAGACTGGTGGCATATTTTCGGCCGATGTGCCGATCTGAAGAAGTTAGAGGAA GAGGACCTGGAGGTACTCAAACTGCTAACAACGAATTCATATCTGCACCAAGCAGTGCGGAAACATATCGGTCTTCTAAGACGCGATATTAATAGAGAACGACTTAGAAGGGATGATGTAATAACAGATCTT cgtTTAAATCTCCGAACTGTTTATGGGATTAAATTACGCGACTGGATTGTAGAAGCGGAAAGAGATTTCCCGCTCTGGTTGAGTGATCTTGATATTAATCGGTTTATCAAGTGGGTATTAGCTCTAAACTTCGCTCAAGAACCCATTTTCGATGATTTGCGACGTTTCTTGGAAGAAAATGTGGTCACAATCGAGACATTCGCAAACGAAATGTGCTTGATATACGAAGAAATGTCTGAAAAATTCGCACATGAATTGCCCGGTATCGAAGATCCGACGCCAGACAGAATACCACAAGTATGCGAAATAGTAGCTAGAAACAACGAATGCAGACAACTCACATGCAGCGTCCTATTAAAGGCCAAATTTGTTAGAACCAAGAGTAGGTTTACATGTACTACGTTATACTTCACTACAAATACGCATTATTTTACAAAAGTATACTCAGCAATGAGAAAGCTACGTGTACTTAACATTAGTTCCTTTTCTTATTATCTATTCTTGGCATGGCTCTTACTCGACTGTGTTTTCAGATGCTCCATCAACTCAACTACTTTCAACAACTCCTGA